The Syngnathus typhle isolate RoL2023-S1 ecotype Sweden linkage group LG1, RoL_Styp_1.0, whole genome shotgun sequence genome includes a window with the following:
- the drap1 gene encoding dr1-associated corepressor yields MPSKKKKYNARFPPARIKKIMQTDEEIGKVAAAVPVIISRALELFLESLLTKACHVTQSKNAKTMTTSHLKQCIELEQQFDFLKDLVATVPDMQGEGDENHGEPAGDKVPPRRGRKLGSAHKNGGAGSKAKDKKLSGTESELEEDSEDSETDGDGEDGSQSSTNLQDATRFHSAAPKHPQGANVVPGDGAAPVQPPPVAFAPHHSMMSAVPPPPAPALQQSQDDEDDDEDYDS; encoded by the exons ATGCCgagcaaaaagaagaaatacaaCGCGAGATTTCCACCG GCAAGAATTAAGAAAATTATGCAGACGGATGAAGAAATAGGCAAAGTGGCTGCTGCAGTGCCTGTTATTATTT CGAGAGCCCTGGAGCTTTTCTTGGAGTCGTTGCTCACTAAGGCCTGCCACGTCACCCAGTCCAAGAACGCCAAGACCATGACCACGTCACACTT AAAGCAATGCATCGAGCTGGAGCAGCAGTTTGATTTCCTCAAAGACCTGGTGGCGACCGTGCCCGACATGCAGGGCGAGGGCGACGAGAACCACGGCGAGCCGGCGGGGGACAAGGTGCCGCCGCGCAG GGGTCGAAAGCTGGGCTCGGCTCACAAAAACGGAGGCGCCGGCTCAAAGGCCAAGGACAAGAAGTTGTCCGGAACCGAGTCGGAGCTCGAG GAGGACTCCGAGGACAGCGAGACGGACGGGGACGGAGAGGACGGCTCCCAGTCAAGCACAAATCTGCAGGATGCAACCAGGTTCCACAG CGCCGCGCCGAAGCACCCGCAGGGGGCAAATGTGGTCCCGGGGGACGGCGCAGCCCCGGTGCAGCCCCCCCCCGTGGCCTTCGCCCCGCACCACTCCATGATGAGCGCCGTGCCACCGCCGCCAGCTCCCGCGCTACAACAAAGccaggatgacgaagatgacgacgaAGACTATGACTCTTAG
- the lg1h11orf68 gene encoding UPF0696 protein C11orf68 homolog, with the protein MEEEAASTTGGDAERPFAADTYAAEALAADMDPWIVFDSRKTPRSEFDDWLESNRPSRVSRYGDGEPGASPVGWIAVRGPDYRSHEGEVEALQESWEKLVASGRAVNFENVKELALNHGVLSGKWLMHLDPGFKVDHAWESVARATADGQISSVKVSPYDPVKGGRHVICVYNDDFTDESQVVQLDACIRASGVKCPLAYKPDVYTYLGIYRSNRWRLCPTIYESQFSLERVPRRSRIINKVTNLDVT; encoded by the coding sequence ATGGAGGAGGAAGCGGCATCCACGACAGGAGGCGACGCGGAGCGCCCGTTTGCCGCCGACACTTACGCCGCCGAGGCCTTGGCAGCGGACATGGACCCCTGGATCGTGTTCGACTCCAGAAAAACCCCCAGGTCGGAGTTCGACGACTGGCTGGAGAGCAACAGGCCTTCGCGAGTGAGCAGATACGGCGACGGGGAGCCGGGCGCCAGTCCCGTGGGCTGGATCGCCGTGCGGGGCCCCGACTACCGCTCTCATGAGGGGGAAGTGGAGGCCCTCCAGGAGAGCTGGGAGAAACTGGTGGCCAGCGGGCGAGCGGTCAACTTTGAGAACGTCAAGGAGCTGGCGCTGAACCACGGCGTCCTCTCGGGCAAGTGGCTCATGCACTTGGACCCCGGCTTCAAGGTGGATCACGCGTGGGAGTCCGTGGCCAGAGCCACGGCGGACGGCCAGATCTCCAGCGTCAAAGTCAGCCCGTACGACCCCGTCAAAGGAGGCAGGCACGTCATCTGCGTCTACAACGACGACTTCACCGACGAGAGCCAAGTGGTCCAGCTGGACGCTTGCATCCGAGCTTCGGGCGTCAAGTGTCCTCTGGCCTACAAGCCGGACGTCTACACGTACCTGGGAATCTACCGCAGCAACCGCTGGAGGCTCTGTCCCACCATCTACGAGAGTCAATTCAGCCTGGAGCGGGTGCCCAGGCGCTCGCGCATCATCAACAAAGTCACCAACCTGGACGTCACCTAG
- the rela gene encoding transcription factor p65 isoform X1, with amino-acid sequence MSSIDGSPTFSTKCLPPTSKLKGVYGWPMNAPNPVQTASPFVEIIEQPKQRGMRFRYKCEGRSAGSIPGEKSNDTTKTHPAIKVHNYSGPLRVRISLVTKNTPYKPHPHELVGKDCKHGYYEADLQERRVHSFQNLGIQCVKKKDVIEAITCRLQTNNNPFNVHEAKVWEEEFDLNSVRLCFQASITLPTGELFPLEPVVSQPIFDNRAPNTAELKICRVNRNSGSCKGGDEIFLLCDKVQKEDIEVRFFQDSWEGKGTFSQADVHRQVAIVFRTPPYRDTDLNEPVRVKLQLRRPSDREVSEPMDFQYLPADRDEYRWNEKRKRTGDMFHSLKLGPLLSTKSVAPPDRRHFSPARRTPPSKPTAAAAAAMAPAFAPKAQSSLAHAQPGHKFPGPSKTEASCFPPSPFPPFSTPQSTFFSSAASSLSAPPASSQTWKILESLNLGPQPQAARIPSCAVNRPTVSSQDYPTVNLSDLQEFFPGITSAISQEPSASQGSACGGGGDTAAATGAQSVGFFSLPGSQFPADAAAEEGIPQFPSFSEAQGSGTLDSLDMDDFVDLLNPPDESGNGQRAAPSAAAHNTLDPAGNPGSTWMNYPNSIVNLLQNESMMDVLTNSGGGGGNNNQQRPAVLDEFDELISVDEDQLISIFNSGSQAGFVSGHPA; translated from the exons ATGTCATCCATCGATGGTTCTCCAACTTTTTCCACCAAGTGCCTGCCACCCACCTCCAAACTAAAAG GTGTGTACGGATGGCCCATGAACGCGCCCAACCCAG TCCAAACGGCGAGCCCCTTCGTGGAAATCATCGAGCAGCCCAAGCAGCGCGGCATGCGCTTTCGCTATAAGTGCGAGGGGCGCTCTGCGGGCAGCATCCCCGGCGAGAAAAGCAACGACACCACCAAGACCCACCCGGCCATCAAG GTGCACAACTACAGCGGCCCCCTGCGCGTCCGCATCTCGCTGGTGACAAAGAACACGCCGTACAAGCCGCATCCGCACGAGCTGGTCGGGAAGGACTGCAAGCACGGCTACTACGAGGCCGACCTGCAGGAGAGGCGCGTACACAG CTTTCAGAACTTGGGCATTCAGTGCGTGAAGAAGAAGGACGTGATCGAGGCCATCACCTGCCGGCTGCAGACCAACAACAACCCCTTCAACG TCCACGAGGCCAAGGTGTGGGAGGAGGAATTTGACCTGAATTCCGTGCGGCTCTGCTTCCAGGCCTCCATCACGCTGCCCACGGGGGAACTCTTCCCCCTGGAGCCGGTGGTCTCGCAGCCCATCTTTGACAACC GGGCTCCCAACACGGCCGAGCTGAAGATCTGCAGAGTCAACCGCAACTCGGGCAGCTGCAAAGGCGGCGACGAAATCTTTCTGCTGTGCGACAAAGTTCAAAAAG AGGACATCGAGGTGCGCTTCTTCCAGGACTCATGGGAGGGCAAGGGCACGTTCTCGCAGGCCGACGTCCACAGGCAGGTGGCCATCGTGTTCCGCACGCCGCCCTACCGCGACACCGACCTCAACGAGCCCGTCCGCGTCAAGCTGCAGCTGCGCCGGCCCTCGGACCGCGAGGTCAGCGAGCCCATGGACTTCCAGTACCTGCCCGCCGACAGGG ACGAATACCGCTGGAACGAGAAGCGGAAACGCACCGGCGACATGTTCCATAGTCTGAAGCTGGGACCTCTGCTCTCCACAA AGTCCGTTGCGCCGCCCGATCGACGCCACTTCAGCCCCGCCAGGAGGACGCCCCCGAGCAAGCccactgcggcggcggcggcggccatggCGCCGGCTT TTGCCCCGAAAGCACAGAGCTCTTTGGCTCACGCGCAGCCCGGCCACAAGTTCCCGGGCCCGAGCAAGACGGAGGCTTCCTgcttccccccctcccccttcccgcCCTTCTCCACCCCCCAATCCACTTTTTTCTCTTCCGCCGCCTCCTCCCTTTCGGCCCCCCCGGCCAGCAGCCAAACGTGGAAGATCCTGGAGAGCTTGAACCTGGGCCCGCAGCCGCAAGCCGCCAGGATCCCCAGTTGCGCCGTCAACCGCCCGACTGTTTCCAGCCAGGATTACCCCACCGTTAACCTGTCAGACCTTCAGGAATTCTTCCCCGGCATCACCTCGGCCATCAGCCAGGAGCCGTCGGCCTCGCAGGGGAGCGcctgtggcggcggcggcgacaccgccgccgccacaggCGCGCAGTCCGTCGGCTTCTTCTCCTTACCGGGCTCTCAGTTCCCGGCAGACGCGGCGGCCGAGGAGGGCATCCCGCAGTTCCCCAGCTTTTCCGAAGCCCAGGGCTCGGGAACCCTGGACAGCCTCGACATGGACGACTTTGTGGACCTCCTCAACCCGCCGGACGAGAGCGGCAACGGCCAGCGAGCCGCCCCCTCGGCGGCGGCGCACAACACTTTGGACCCGGCCGGCAATCCGGGAAGCACCTGGATGAATTACCCCAACAGCATCGTCAACCTGCTCCAGAACGAGAGCATGATGGACGTCTTGAccaacagcggcggcggcggcggcaacaaCAACCAGCAGCGGCCCGCCGTGCTGGACGAGTTTGACGAGTTGATTTCGGTGGACGAGGATCAGCTCATCTCCATTTTTAACAGCGGAAGCCAAGCCGGCTTTGTTTCGGGCCACCCCGCCTAA
- the rela gene encoding transcription factor p65 isoform X2: MDGVYGWPMNAPNPVQTASPFVEIIEQPKQRGMRFRYKCEGRSAGSIPGEKSNDTTKTHPAIKVHNYSGPLRVRISLVTKNTPYKPHPHELVGKDCKHGYYEADLQERRVHSFQNLGIQCVKKKDVIEAITCRLQTNNNPFNVHEAKVWEEEFDLNSVRLCFQASITLPTGELFPLEPVVSQPIFDNRAPNTAELKICRVNRNSGSCKGGDEIFLLCDKVQKEDIEVRFFQDSWEGKGTFSQADVHRQVAIVFRTPPYRDTDLNEPVRVKLQLRRPSDREVSEPMDFQYLPADRDEYRWNEKRKRTGDMFHSLKLGPLLSTKSVAPPDRRHFSPARRTPPSKPTAAAAAAMAPAFAPKAQSSLAHAQPGHKFPGPSKTEASCFPPSPFPPFSTPQSTFFSSAASSLSAPPASSQTWKILESLNLGPQPQAARIPSCAVNRPTVSSQDYPTVNLSDLQEFFPGITSAISQEPSASQGSACGGGGDTAAATGAQSVGFFSLPGSQFPADAAAEEGIPQFPSFSEAQGSGTLDSLDMDDFVDLLNPPDESGNGQRAAPSAAAHNTLDPAGNPGSTWMNYPNSIVNLLQNESMMDVLTNSGGGGGNNNQQRPAVLDEFDELISVDEDQLISIFNSGSQAGFVSGHPA, translated from the exons ATGGACG GTGTGTACGGATGGCCCATGAACGCGCCCAACCCAG TCCAAACGGCGAGCCCCTTCGTGGAAATCATCGAGCAGCCCAAGCAGCGCGGCATGCGCTTTCGCTATAAGTGCGAGGGGCGCTCTGCGGGCAGCATCCCCGGCGAGAAAAGCAACGACACCACCAAGACCCACCCGGCCATCAAG GTGCACAACTACAGCGGCCCCCTGCGCGTCCGCATCTCGCTGGTGACAAAGAACACGCCGTACAAGCCGCATCCGCACGAGCTGGTCGGGAAGGACTGCAAGCACGGCTACTACGAGGCCGACCTGCAGGAGAGGCGCGTACACAG CTTTCAGAACTTGGGCATTCAGTGCGTGAAGAAGAAGGACGTGATCGAGGCCATCACCTGCCGGCTGCAGACCAACAACAACCCCTTCAACG TCCACGAGGCCAAGGTGTGGGAGGAGGAATTTGACCTGAATTCCGTGCGGCTCTGCTTCCAGGCCTCCATCACGCTGCCCACGGGGGAACTCTTCCCCCTGGAGCCGGTGGTCTCGCAGCCCATCTTTGACAACC GGGCTCCCAACACGGCCGAGCTGAAGATCTGCAGAGTCAACCGCAACTCGGGCAGCTGCAAAGGCGGCGACGAAATCTTTCTGCTGTGCGACAAAGTTCAAAAAG AGGACATCGAGGTGCGCTTCTTCCAGGACTCATGGGAGGGCAAGGGCACGTTCTCGCAGGCCGACGTCCACAGGCAGGTGGCCATCGTGTTCCGCACGCCGCCCTACCGCGACACCGACCTCAACGAGCCCGTCCGCGTCAAGCTGCAGCTGCGCCGGCCCTCGGACCGCGAGGTCAGCGAGCCCATGGACTTCCAGTACCTGCCCGCCGACAGGG ACGAATACCGCTGGAACGAGAAGCGGAAACGCACCGGCGACATGTTCCATAGTCTGAAGCTGGGACCTCTGCTCTCCACAA AGTCCGTTGCGCCGCCCGATCGACGCCACTTCAGCCCCGCCAGGAGGACGCCCCCGAGCAAGCccactgcggcggcggcggcggccatggCGCCGGCTT TTGCCCCGAAAGCACAGAGCTCTTTGGCTCACGCGCAGCCCGGCCACAAGTTCCCGGGCCCGAGCAAGACGGAGGCTTCCTgcttccccccctcccccttcccgcCCTTCTCCACCCCCCAATCCACTTTTTTCTCTTCCGCCGCCTCCTCCCTTTCGGCCCCCCCGGCCAGCAGCCAAACGTGGAAGATCCTGGAGAGCTTGAACCTGGGCCCGCAGCCGCAAGCCGCCAGGATCCCCAGTTGCGCCGTCAACCGCCCGACTGTTTCCAGCCAGGATTACCCCACCGTTAACCTGTCAGACCTTCAGGAATTCTTCCCCGGCATCACCTCGGCCATCAGCCAGGAGCCGTCGGCCTCGCAGGGGAGCGcctgtggcggcggcggcgacaccgccgccgccacaggCGCGCAGTCCGTCGGCTTCTTCTCCTTACCGGGCTCTCAGTTCCCGGCAGACGCGGCGGCCGAGGAGGGCATCCCGCAGTTCCCCAGCTTTTCCGAAGCCCAGGGCTCGGGAACCCTGGACAGCCTCGACATGGACGACTTTGTGGACCTCCTCAACCCGCCGGACGAGAGCGGCAACGGCCAGCGAGCCGCCCCCTCGGCGGCGGCGCACAACACTTTGGACCCGGCCGGCAATCCGGGAAGCACCTGGATGAATTACCCCAACAGCATCGTCAACCTGCTCCAGAACGAGAGCATGATGGACGTCTTGAccaacagcggcggcggcggcggcaacaaCAACCAGCAGCGGCCCGCCGTGCTGGACGAGTTTGACGAGTTGATTTCGGTGGACGAGGATCAGCTCATCTCCATTTTTAACAGCGGAAGCCAAGCCGGCTTTGTTTCGGGCCACCCCGCCTAA
- the LOC133150497 gene encoding serine/threonine-protein phosphatase PP1-beta catalytic subunit, with protein sequence MAEGELDVDSLISRLLEVRGCRPGKIVQMTEAEVRGLCIKSREIFLSQPILLELEAPLKICGDIHGQYTDLLRLFEYGGFPPEANYLFLGDYVDRGKQSLETICLLLAYKIKYPENFFLLRGNHECASINRIYGFYDECKRRFNIKLWKTFTDCFNCLPIAAIVDEKIFCCHGGLSPDLQSMEQIRRIMRPTDVPDTGLLCDLLWSDPDKDVQGWGENDRGVSFTFGADVVSKFLNRHDLDLICRAHQVVEDGYEFFAKRQLVTLFSAPNYCGEFDNAGGMMSVDETLMCSFQILKPSEKKAKYQYGGMNSGRPVTPPRTAQAPKKR encoded by the exons ATGGCGGAGGGGGAGTTGGACGTGGACTCGTTGATTTCCAGGCTTTTAGAGG TGCGAGGATGCCGTCCGGGGAAGATCGTCCAGATGACGGAGGCCGAGGTGCGGGGCCTCTGCATCAAGTCCCGGGAGATCTTCCTCAGTCAGCCCATCCTTCTGGAGCTGGAGGCGCCCCTCAAAATCTGCG gtGACATTCACGGGCAGTACACGGACCTTCTGAGGCTCTTTGAGTACGGCGGCTTCCCCCCGGAGGCCAACTACCTGTTCCTGGGCGACTACGTGGACCGGGGGAAGCAGTCGTTGGAGACCATCTGCCTCCTCCTGGCCTACAAGATCAAGTACCCTGAGAACTTCTTCCTGCTGCGGGGCAACCACGAGTGCGCCTCCATCAACCGCATCTACGGCTTCTACGATGAGT GCAAGCGGCGCTTCAACATCAAGCTGTGGAAGACCTTCACCGACTGCTTCAACTGCCTGCCCATCGCCGCCATCGTGGACGAGAAAATCTTCTGTTGCCACGGAG GTCTATCCCCTGACCTGCAGTCTATGGAGCAGATCAGACGCATCATGAGACCCACGGACGTGCCCGACACAG GCCTCCTGTGCGACCTCTTGTGGTCGGACCCGGACAAAGACGTGCAGGGCTGGGGCGAGAACGACCGCGGCGTCTCCTTCACATTCGGAGCCGACGTGGTCAGCAAGTTCCTCAACCGCCACGACCTGGACCTCATTTGCAGAGCCCACCAG GTGGTGGAAGACGGTTACGAGTTCTTTGCAAAGAGACAACTGGTGACGCTTTTCTCGGCGCCCAATTACTGCGGCGAGTTCGACAACGCGGGCGGCATGATGAGCGTGGACGAAACCCTCATGTGCTCCTTCCAG ATCCTGAAGCCCTCGGAGAAAAAAGCAAAGTACCAGTACGGCGGCATGAACTCCGGTCGGCCCGTCACTCCTCCCCGCACGGCGCAAGCTCCCAAGAAGCgatga
- the LOC133150322 gene encoding equilibrative nucleoside transporter 2, whose product MKRLRAAPSDRGCLVGICFFILGLGTLLPWNFFMTASLYFQRRLSANASNVTDGGHGKGDGSGYSKYFNSCMTLLSQLPLLLFTLLNSILYQRISEAVRIAGSLIFILLLFVFTAALVKVEMDTERFFSVTMATIWFINSFGAVLQGSLFGLVGMLPQKYSAVFMSGQGLAGTFAAVAMLLATASDAHPESAALGYFITPCVGTLATLACYLLLPRLEFARHYLGQGAKYEPGATDELLAADGGKLNGRANGSAPVKDDGDGAEGSEARRDRSREAFLALGQADKTQAKASVVEVFKKIWVMAFCVTFVFTVTLSVFPTVTVDVRTTALPGKWDDYFIIVCCFLTFNINDWLGRTVTTLIRWPRKESPLFPLLVVSRVVFVPLLMLCNVQPRSFLPVYFGSDAVFAVIMALFSISSGYFVCLSMSYAPQLVEAKDAETAGSLMTFFLALGLSIGAALSFLLRLLV is encoded by the exons ATGAAGCGACTCCGAGCCGCTCCTTCAGACCG GGGCTGCTTGGTTGGGATCTGCTTCTTCATCCTGGGCTTGGGAACTCTGCTGCCATGGAACTTCTTCATGACTGCGTCGCTG TATTTCCAGCGACGGCTGAGCGCAAACGCGTCCAACGTCACGGACGGCGGCCATGGCAAAGGCGACGGCAGTGGCTACAGCAAGTACTTCAACAGCTGCATGACCCTGCTGTCCCAGCTGCCCCTGCTGCTCTTCACCTTGCTCAACTCCATCCTCTACCAGAG GATATCGGAGGCGGTGCGCATCGCCGGCAGCTTGATCTTCATCCTGCTTCTCTTCGTCTTCACCGCCGCGCTGGTCAAGGTGGAAATGGACACTGAGCGCTTCTTCTCCGTCACCATGGCCACCATCTGGTTCATCAACT cGTTCGGCGCCGTGCTGCAAGGGAGTCTCTTCGGCCTGGTGGGGATGCTCCCCCAGAAGTACAGCGCCGTCTTCATGAGCGGCCAGGGGCTGGCCGGCACCTttgccgccgtggccatgctgcTCGCCACCGCCA gtgACGCGCATCCCGAGTCGGCGGCGTTGGGCTACTTCATCACGCCGTGCGTGGGCACGCTGGCGACCCTAGCGTGCTACCTCCTCCTGCCCCGATTG GAGTTTGCCCGCCATTACCTCGGCCAGGGCGCCAAATACGAGCCCGGCGCCACGGATGAGCTGCTCgcag CGGACGGCGGCAAGCTCAACGGTCGCGCCAACGGCTCGGCGCCCGTCAAAGACGACGGCGATGGCGCGGAGGGCTCCGAGGCCCGGCGGGACAGAAGCCGTGAGGCTTTTCTGGCGCTGGGGCAGGCGGACAAGACGCAAGCCAAAGCCTCCGTCGTTGAGGTCTTCAAGAAG ATTTGGGTGATGGCCTTCTGCGTGACCTTTGTGTTCACGGTCACTCTGTCGGTCTTTCCCACCGTCACCGTGGACGTCAGGACGACCGCCTTGCCGGGGAAATGGG acGACTACTTCATCATCGTGTGCTGCTTCCTGACTTTCAACATCAACGACTGGCTGGGCCGCACGGTCACCACCTTGATCCGCTGG CCTCGCAAGGAGTCTCCTCTCTTCCCGCTGCTGGTGGTCTCCCGCGTGGTCTTCGTCCCGCTCCTGATGCTGTGTAACGTCCAGCCTCGCTCCTTCCTGCCCGTCTACTTTGGCTCCGACGCCGTCTTTGCCGTCATCATGGCTCTCTTCTCCATCTCCAGCGGATactttgtctgtctgtccatgTCGTACGCGCCGCA GTTGGTGGAGGCCAAGGACGCCGAGACGGCCGGATCTCTGATGACCTTTTTCTTGGCTCTGGGTCTGTCCATCGGCGCCGCCCTCTCCTTCCTgctgcgattgctggtgtag